The genome window GAATGTTGCTCAAGCCTTTTGATTACAAGTAAAACACTAAGACCTAGGAACCAATGTCTCTGCCAGGTTAATGGAAATGTGTTAGGGTTaattaggtagctagctagttaaacATGAATGTCTGATACAAATTTTCAGAGTCTTGTGACAATCTCAGACACAGTGCTGATGGTTTCTGGGTgatccatctctcttttcctgCAACAGGACAGGGCCTTCGCCAACTCTTTGGGTCCTTTAGTCATGAAGATATAGAGGAAGGGGTCCACCAGGGGGGTTAGGTACAGCAGCATGTTGGCTACCAGCCCCAGGTAGTGCACCTCCTCTAGAAAACACAATGACTCCAGTAGGATGTTCAGCACAAAGGGGAGGAATAACAGGGTGTAATTGGTTAGGATGATTGCCAAGGAAACCACGGTTCTTTTCATCTCCGGCGTGGGAGAGAGTCTGCAGCAGAGGAAAGCTCGCCACGAGtccaggaggaagaagaggaggagggggaaggggaggagcagggtcaCAGCGAACCAGAAATAGTATTTGAGCACCGCGAGAGCAAGGATGGCGAAGGGTGCCGCCCACATGACCATGGAGAACAGGGCGGTGCTTTTGACTCTGGTGAAAAAGCCCTGGCACTGTGGCCAGGCTGTCTGCAGGTGGCGCTCCTGTGCTATGCACACCATGAAGGTGATGTTTGAGACAACACCAAAGTACAAGATGAGCATGGACATGTCAGGGGATATGACACTTTGTGTGGTGACTTGTGGTCGGCCAATGAAGTTGAAGATATCTGAGACAAGGAGGCTGATGATGTGGAAAGGCACTCCATTCCTACCTTTGGCCATGTGCTTTAGAGCATAGATTGCCAATCCAATGGCTGGAAGGCCCACAGCAAATGTCACCCAGCCAATGACGTGAGCCAGCCGGTCTAAAGGGGTGGTActgttggtgttgttgttgacacACTCTGAAACCAGGAACCCCATATACTGCTGATTGGCTGTTAAGTTGATTGCTAATTAGATAAG of Hypomesus transpacificus isolate Combined female chromosome 11, fHypTra1, whole genome shotgun sequence contains these proteins:
- the si:ch211-132e22.4 gene encoding ovarian cancer G-protein coupled receptor 1, which translates into the protein MGFLVSECVNNNTNSTTPLDRLAHVIGWVTFAVGLPAIGLAIYALKHMAKGRNGVPFHIISLLVSDIFNFIGRPQVTTQSVISPDMSMLILYFGVVSNITFMVCIAQERHLQTAWPQCQGFFTRVKSTALFSMVMWAAPFAILALAVLKYYFWFAVTLLLPFPLLLFFLLDSWRAFLCCRLSPTPEMKRTVVSLAIILTNYTLLFLPFVLNILLESLCFLEEVHYLGLVANMLLYLTPLVDPFLYIFMTKGPKELAKALSCCRKREMDHPETISTVSEIVTRL